Proteins from a single region of Pongo abelii isolate AG06213 chromosome 17, NHGRI_mPonAbe1-v2.0_pri, whole genome shotgun sequence:
- the LOC134760279 gene encoding S-antigen protein-like — translation MNRGEELTHTITGMSFSEQYAEWKNPGTKECIVSGSIHMKCPEQADPEGPESGFVKTKILSCTVREREVGSMSSVYSLVHCSCLGSAGLDADQNLCAHRRGILFQVHTAAGCPAETAAPGGVGERPPGLTPPTRQRTVESSSFLSRGTFWILLSVNNYIRILPAVKPTNERPRAPRLPPQNDQFKEKIKAENGVRMADAWVGTAAYTLGSRVYFSKASVGARALAPPPPEILVVPVNPAVDPRMRRLRPSAPRGLGQEQEVEVVEGCSPAAACLGCHLYLAWELSRDDFGLQLVFRKATTHGCSFRFGVATDAIDDDGDDGGGDDDDDDGDDDGGDDGDGDDGDDDDDDDDDGDDDGGDDGDGDDDDDDDGDDGDNDDDGDDGDDDDDDDDDGDDDGGDDGDGDDGDDDDDDDDGDDDGDDGGDDGDDGGDDGDDDGDDDDGDDDGDDGGDDGDDDGDDGDDGDNDDDGDDGDDGDDDDDDGDGDDGDGDDGGDDGDDGGDDGDDGGDDDDDDDGDGDGDGDDDGDDDDDDDGDGDDDDGDDGDDDDDDGDDGDDDDDDDGDDGDDDGGDDGDGDDGDDDDDDDGDGDDDGDDGGDDGGDDGDDDGDDGGDDGDDDDDDGDDGGDGGDDGGDDGDDGDDDGDDGGDDGDDDDDDGDDGGDDGGDDGDDDGGDDGDDDDDDDGDGDGDGDDDDDDGGDDDDGDDDGDDGGDDGDDDDDGDGDGDDDDDGDGDDDDDGDDDDDDGDDDDDDDDGDDGDDDDDDGDGDDDGDDGGDDGGDDGDDDGDDGGDDGDDDDDDDGDDGGDDGGDDGDDDGDDGGDDGDDDDDDDDDGDVMVMMMMMMVVMMMVMMMVMLMVMMMMVMVMMMMMVMMMMMMMVMMMMMMVMMMMMMMMMVMMMVMMVVMMVMTT, via the exons ATGAACAGGGGAGAAGAACTGACACACACCATCACAGGGATGAGCTTCTCAGAACAGTATGCTGAGTGGAAGAACCCAGGCACGAAAGAATGCATCGTGTCTGggtccattcatatgaaatgtcctGAACAGGCAGATCCAGAGGGGCCAGAAAGTGGATTCGTG aaaactaaaatctTGTCTTGCACGGTCAGAGAAAGAGAGGTGGGATCGATGTCCTCCGTCTATTCCCTGGTGCATTGTTCCTGCCTGGGCTCCGCGGGGCTTGATGCTGATCAGAATCTCTGTGCACACAGGAGAGGGATCCTCTTTCAGGTCCACACCGCCGCCGGCTGTCCGGCCGAAACTGCAGCCCCGGGTGGTGTGGGAGAACGTCCGCCAGGGCTCACGCCCCCCACTCGGCAGAGAACTGTGGAGAGCAGCTCCTTCCTCTCTCGGGGAACG TTTTGGATTCTTCTCTCGGTCAACAACTATATCCGAATTCTTCCAGCTGTAAAACCAACAAATGAAAGGCCTCGTGCACCAAGGCTGCCCCCGC AAAATGACCAATTTAAggagaaaattaaagcagaaaacgGGGTGAGAATGGCAGACGCGTGGGTGGGCACCGCAGCGTACACGCTAGGATCCCGAGTTTACTTTTCTAAGGCCAGTGTTGGTGCGCGTGCGCTTGCGCCCCCACCACCTGAAATCTTGGTAGTGCCTGTTAACCCGGCAGTAGACCCACGG atgaggaggctgaggcctagTGCTCCTAGAGGGCTTGGTCAagagcaggaggtggaggtggtggaaggCTGTTCCCCTGCG GCAGCGTGCCTTGGGTGTCACTTGTACCTGGCTTGGGAGTTGTCTAGAGATGACTTTGGGCTGCAGTTGGTGTTTCGGAAGGCCACAACACATGGCTGCTCTTTCAGATTTGGTGTGG CTACAGATGCcattgatgatgatggtgatgatggtggtggtgatgatgatgatgatgatggtgatgatgatggtggtgatgatggtgatggtgatgatggtgatgatgatgatgatgatgatgatgatggtgatgatgatggtggtgatgatggtgatggtgatgatgatgatgatgatgatggtgatgatggtgataatgatgatgatggtgatgatggtgatgatgatgatgatgatgatgatgatggtgatgatgatggtggtgatgatggtgatggtgatgatggtgatgatgatgatgatgatgatgatggtgatgatgatggtgatgatggtggtgatgatggtgatgatggtggtgatgatggtgatgatgatggtgatgatgatgatggtgatgatgatggtgatgatggtggtgatgatggtgatgatgatggtgatgatggtgatgatggtgataatgatgatgatggtgatgatggtgatgatggtgatgatgatgatgatgatggtgatggtgatgatggtgatggtgatgatggtggtgatgatggtgatgatggtggtgatgatggtgatgatggtggtgatgatgatgatgatgatgatggtgatggtgatggtgatggtgatgatgatggtgatgatgatgatgatgatgatggtgatggtgatgatgatgatggtgatgatggtgatgatgatgatgatgatggtgatgatggtgatgatgatgatgatgatgatggtgatgatggtgatgatgatggtggtgatgatggtgatggtgatgatggtgatgatgatgatgatgatgatggtgatggtgatgatgatggtgatgatggtggtgatgatggtggtgatgatggtgatgatgatggtgatgatggtggtgatgatggtgatgatgatgatgatgatggtgatgatggtggtgatggtggtgatgatggtggtgatgatggtgatgatggtgatgatgatggtgatgatggtggtgatgatggtgatgatgatgatgatgatggtgatgatggtggtgatgatggtggtgatgatggtgatgatgatggtggtgatgatggtgatgatgatgatgatgatgatggtgatggtgatggtgatggtgatgatgatgatgatgatggtggtgatgatgatgatggtgatgatgatggtgatgatggtggtgatgatggtgatgatgatgatgatggtgatggtgatggtgatgatgatgatgatggtgatggtgatgatgatgatgatggtgatgatgatgatgatgatggtgatgatgatgatgatgatgatgatggtgatgatggtgatgatgatgacgatgatggcgatggtgatgatgatggtgatgatggtggtgatgatggtggtgatgatggtgatgatgatggtgatgatggtggtgatgatggtgatgatgatgatgatgatgatggtgatgatggtggtgatgatggtggcgatgatggtgatgatgatggtgatgatggtggtgatgatggtgatgatgatgatgatgatgatgatgatggtgatgtgatggtgatgatgatgatgatgatggtggtgatgatgatggtgatgatgatggtgatgctgatggtgatgatgatgatggtgatggtgatgatgatgatgatggtgatgatgatgatgatgatgatggtgatgatgatgatgatgatggtgatgatgatgatgatgatgatgatgatggtgatgatgatggtgatgatggtggtgatgatggtgatgacaacATGA